In the genome of Acanthopagrus latus isolate v.2019 chromosome 4, fAcaLat1.1, whole genome shotgun sequence, the window CGCCAAATTGTTCAATGCACATTCAGGTGGCATTACACCATTACTAATGTGAGAATGACATTTGTTACAAATCCACAGCTGACCTCTAGCTGTATCCAACCATTTACACGGCAATATGCAGTCTTCATTACaattatgtaaatatgtttcaCTAATACATTTATCAGCAATTACCATTGTTTCTTTGGTTTTAGTATAATTtctcttttacatttcaaaacctgATTTTTAAACAACCCTCTGTAGCATATGCAGCACACAAAATCTGGCTCATCTTTAACTTTGTCCCAAAACTGCTCTCTAACATAATCAaactcctctgtcttttctttatgtttttccCTCTTCAGTTTGTTCCTTGCTATAACACGCTTCTTATGTTCAATACTTCCATGATACTCTCTTCTACTCCTGGATTTTACATGCTGCCTGTGCACTTCACTGTCCCTATATTGCCTTTGACTAAACTTTTTGACTTTAAGCTTATAGCCTACATTTTCcctatacttttttttcccagtgtttCAATAAGTTTATGCTCATATCCTACATTTTCCCTATACTTCAGTTTATTCTTTTCAATAAGTATATGCTTATATTCTACATTTTccatatatttctgtttattcttttcaatAAGTATATGCTTATATTCTAAATTTTCCATATATTTCTGTTCATTCTTTTCAATAAGTTTATGCTTATATTCTACATTTTccttatatttctgtttattcttttcaatAAGTTTATGCTTATATTCTACATTTTccttatatttctgtttattcttttcaatAAGTTTATGCTTATATCCTACATTTTccttatatttctgtttattcttttcagTGACTTTCTTCCTAAGCAATACATTTGTCTTATATTTCACTTTACCAATGTCCTTGACTTCCTACTTATACAAATCATTTTCCTGgtattttcttttgctttttaagttctttttacttttcaaataaatagtTAGAAGAATTAACATTACTtgacttaaatgtaaatgaagtgtGCTCATGCGTAGACACAGTACTATGCTTCTGTTCTACGACATTATCTTCAATATCGATAACCCCTTCAGCTACATAATCTGAAGCAACAACTGGACTTGAACTCTCAGTACAAACACTATGCTCTCTACTTTGCCATCTAAAATTGTAACCTCCGGAACAAGACGCACTCACTTTGCAGTACCGATAACAAATCTGCATCTGAGGCTGCataacacaaacaatgttctcataATGGTTACCGTTACAATTCTGTAAATACACTGCCTGATTGGACAACTGCCTATTCTTGCAACTGTATTCAAGCCAGCGATTACCACAATACGTAAAAATATTCACTCCTaaacaatctgctgctgcttgaatCTCTACCTCAGTGGCCCAAGTACCAATGTATTGCATTCGCGATCTACTCAGATAATCTGCCATTGACAAATACTCACAACACAAAGTATATGCAAGAGGATTGGCCCGTAACTGCTTAAACACAGCTAATCTAATTCTTCTATGATTCTTCGGTGTGCCACACACAGCTTGACTAACCGCTCTAAAGAAACAATTACCATCGCCAACTATTTGCTCGTTCCTACAAGGAGCCCCTAACGCACCAACCTCTGTCGAGACCAGATCAGCTTTCTCCGACTCTACATTCAACTGTTTGCACAAAGCTTGTGCAACATTACTACGCAGCGGATTAAACTCAAGTTTTTTTACTTGTCACAtcactgacaaataaaacatctgaattaACTGCATTAACATCCctgtttttcaactttttggATGTACGATCACCCACTGAAATCTTGCATTTCACACCTGtctgactgttgctgctgtaaagTGTTACCTGTTCAGCCAACACTTTAAGTGCTGGCTGAAAAGGTAAGCTAGAACCAAACTCAACCTCTCTACTTTCCTCATTTGCACTTTGATGTTTGTGagtgacacaaacaccagcaatCTCGAACAGCTTTGGAATGTTCATTGCAGTGGCAAATTTGCAAATGTGATCAAACACACCATACTCAAACTCAAATTCCTGTTCATCAATGATGAACCTTTTGGGCAAATCTGGAACACACAGCGGTTCAGACCTCCCACTGATAGACTTACTTTCCCGCAATGATGTGTAGAGCTTGTCCCCCAACTCTACAACCTTATCCAGATTGCCGGACTGCCACGAAAACACACTATCAATTCTGTGTTTGGCTAAAGCAACCAAACTTACAGCCATAAACTGAAGCTCTCTGTATATGAACCGAGCATCCCCTTGGTGAAAAGTTCCCCGGATGGAACTGACATCGGTCTCTGGCCTGACTGAAATGCTTTCCCCAAACTTTGCTGCAGCACCAACGTCAACAGTCTCACCTGTAGCAGCCTCCCTGTCATAATCTTCTGGATATGCCATGACAGAAACGCCATGGACGGCATACCACTTCGCACCTACAGACTCCCACAACTGACTGATGTGAAGCATCAAGTCAGCAAGGCATGTGGTGAACACAACCACAGATGAACCAATACCAGTTGCCATCCCAGATGCATCACGCATGCCACAATCCACAAGATAGTCACCATGATGAATAATGGTACTAACTGCACCGCCGAGGTCCAACACATGCTCTTGCAGCTTCTCATGCATCACGGTGTCCCCCTCCAGCAACTTAAAGTCACtaggtgctggaggaggaataGCCACCTGCCACTGTCTGCCAAACACAGCCTGCTCTTCACTGGACTCGCACAACCGTTTAGTGTCACCGTTCTGCCTAGCTTCAACTATGTCCCTGGCCAGTTTGCCACCTTCTATGCCTATGCTGTCAATATCTGTCCCTTTCCACGTGCACACTGGAGAAATGACATGTCTCATAACTGCTGCAACACCACATGCTATGGATGTAAGTGTGTCAGAAATGCCCGGTGCAGTTCTGACACACTTACCAGTAACACACCCCTTCGGCAGGGACTCTGCACACCTGCAAGGAATGGGGTTAGCGTCACACTTACCAATGTTGGATCTTGGTGTCGGCCGGACACCAAAATCGACGACAGGCTGAAGCCCCCCCCCGGCGGGGTGGTGGCGGCAGCAGCGATGGCGGTGGTGGCAAcctagatgaaaaaaaaaaaaatggggcaAAAGTGTGGACAATATTGTGCAGTTTTGCATGTTGTTGTGAGTGTATCAGGAAAAAGACTGACGATTTAGAGATACTAAAAACTCTTCAACCAATCAACACATACAACTTGCATGCAGTTTACCTTTGAGCTTCTTGGAACAGCAGTAGAATCAGGGCTAGGAAGATGGGACGGAACAGCAGCATCCATCGCAGCCAACACTGAACTGCTGAACCAAACAGGGTTGGGCTGGATGGAACACTCCAGGAGTGGAGTTGCGTCAACCTGtcaaacacatatacacaacagCTATTGTGTCAAAATGCCATCATCAAAACAGTCATATCCAAATCAGTCTATGTTTAATCAATCATAACATACCTGCTGCTGAACCACCATCTCTGCACCAGAAGACTGCTCAGGTTCCTCAGGTGCTGTCCTCTATAATGACAAAATAAGATACTTGGTATTAAACAACCCATCAAGCATTACAGATGTCAGCtactcaaaaaaaaatcatcaaccACACAGTGACAGTATGTGAACAATTACCTTCCTGCCCTTGCCAACGACGGTCCACTCAAAGGGGTTGGATGGACGAGGTACACTGACCTGTCCCCTGACAACCACCTTTGGAATAACCTGCCTACGAGGCGGCAACATTCTGGGAGCAGGTTGTGGCTTTGGCGTTGGAGGATGCAGGTATTGGTATGCAGCACTCCACAGCTGCCCGGCGAAAATGGGCATGCCGTCACTATCGCTGAGGTGAAcctgcaaaaataataaaaataaaacagattaaacaataTGTATCTGATATAAACTTGTCATTCAACTACAGACAAAGTGTGGATCAAATTATATACTCTGCTTACACCATCTCTGCTCCAGAGCTCACGACGGTTCATGGGGAAATGATCAGCAAAGGGGAAGAACCTGACAcctaaaa includes:
- the LOC119018766 gene encoding uncharacterized protein LOC119018766 isoform X1, with amino-acid sequence MPKGSLSFGLMCTPGACAMELRTELLHAAVSRTPHAVLVIAPSNNLTSSRTIDEAGADFAKLLLSACSRWANVCVTDFAPRLTVDVDQQQLLREEFRRVAARMGVRFFPFADHFPMNRRELWSRDGVHLSDSDGMPIFAGQLWSAAYQYLHPPTPKPQPAPRMLPPRRQVIPKVVVRGQVSVPRPSNPFEWTVVGKGRKRTAPEEPEQSSGAEMVVQQQVDATPLLECSIQPNPVWFSSSVLAAMDAAVPSHLPSPDSTAVPRSSKVATTAIAAAATTPPGGGFSLSSILVSGRHQDPTLSCAGRLGGFVVSGGITLMHLLQVDN
- the LOC119018766 gene encoding uncharacterized protein LOC119018766 isoform X2 translates to MPKGSLSFGLMCTPGACAMELRTELLHAAVSRTPHAVLVIAPSNNLTSSRTIDEAGADFAKLLLSACSRWANVCVTDFAPRLTVDVDQQQLLREEFRRVAARMGVRFFPFADHFPMNRRELWSRDGVHLSDSDGMPIFAGQLWSAAYQYLHPPTPKPQPAPRMLPPRRQVIPKVVVRGQVSVPRPSNPFEWTVVGKGRKRTAPEEPEQSSGAEMVVQQQVDATPLLECSIQPNPVWFSSSVLAAMDAAVPSHLPSPDSTAVPRSSKVATTAIAAAATTPPGGGFSLSSILVSGRHQDPTLVWFKCSYITTKNIIQT